TTCAATATCTTGTAAGTAACTGTGTCTGATTGCGGAGAAGGACAGTCAAAATTACTATAGGTTTTCACCCATATAGGTTTAGAAAGGTTTTGGCTGGTTTGGATACCAATGCTAGTCGCCCCTGTTGACCACTCGATCAGGTTGTTTTGAGGGTTTTCTATGAAAAACTCAAGGGGAGTGCCTTCACAAGAATAATATTTGCCGTCGGTTGCAAGAATCTGAGGTTTGGCGGGCGGTTTTACAAATATTGGTGTAAATATACTCGAGGAAGGTGATAAACAGTTTTGGCTGGTTTTATACTTTGCCGAATAATTCCCCGGAAGATTAATTACAAATTTATTGTTCTCAAAATTTACACTCCAAAGTACCGTATATTTAGGATTTTGGGCTTCAAATGTTATTGGATTATTTTCGCAAACCCTCAAAGACGGTGAAGTAGTAATTACAGGTACTATTTTAGGGTAAACATTCGGAATAACAATTTTGTTGGTTAATAATGTATTTCCAAATCCATCTTTTAGATATGCCAAAGCTTCGCCATTGGTTAAAGTAATCGCAGGGGATCTTGAATCAGTTGACCAAAAGTAATTACTGAAGGGTATGTCAAAATATAAAGAAGTGTTTCTCTGATCATTGGCACAAACATGCTTCATTTCAACAATATTATTTGGTGAAATGGGTATAATCGTTTGAAAGAAAGATTGAGTCAGCGAATTATTCCAAGCCGTAGCAAGATTGCTCAATCCTGCTTCAGAAGGTGTGTTTTCAAAATGAGCACCATCAGGTCTGAGTGGTTGTATATCATCGGTACTAGGTCCCGGCCAGGTATAAGCAACATTAGCAATTACTTTATTTTGTCCGGCAATTACCTGAGAGAAATTTTGGTTGAAAATTCTGGAGACTCTGCTGATTACCCAAGGTATATTTTTGCCGGTATTATCCCTGGATTCCTGAATAATCTTCTTCATGTTTTCAAAATATCCATTCTCCGTATTATAAATGTCGTATTCTCCCTGATGCCACAATACTGCTCTAAGTCCTACAATATTAATAAAGCTCTGTAATATTCTTTTAAACGGTAAATACGGATGAAATTTATCTAGCTTGTGTCCTAAAATAAAGCTATACGTATCCTGTCCTGTAATAGATTTTAACCAGTTTTCGGTAGAGGTGGCTGAAGCCCCGGCATTAAAAAATAAGATGGGAACATTCAATTTTTTGGCAAGTTGGTCCCCTAATTCACCATAAGCCCAAGGCGTAAAACCTGTAGGCCCGGGACCAATATTCTGACTTAATTGGACAAAGGGTTCATATTTATAAAATTCCGGAATTTTTCCAGCTTCATAGGTAAAATAATTATAGGTTTCGCTATGATAAGCATTGACCCTGTCATCTGTAGCAGGTTTCGCATTTGGGGTTCTTCCTTCACCCTGAGAATTTGATTGACCTGCAATTAAAAAAACCTCACCAATACCAACCCGCTCAACAGCATTATTAAATATTGTTTCATTATCTTTTATGGATCTAACCTCCAGCCTATACCACCCTCCGGTGCCTTCCAGAGTGCCGGTAAAGCTATGTGCATCAATACTGTTGTCAATGACTTGCCAATTGGTGGCTATACCCTGACCCGTAATTCTGGGAACCAGTCTGGCTTCTACTCTATCAGCGTAGGAATCCAGATTTCCCGAAATACTTATTTTACATGTATTATCATTTTTTCTTTGAAAAACTGTTCGCTCAAGTGGATACAATATTGTAACCTGGGCAAATGATTCAAAGCTCCCTATTACCATAAGGAGCTGTATCAAATAGTTTGAAATTTTAAATTGTTTTTTTAGAAACATGTAAAGAATTAGCTATTTAATTGGTTAATTATTAGATTCCTTTAAATTGGTTCAGGAATCGGATATCATTTTCGAAAAACAACCTTAAATCATTGATACCATACTTGAGCATAGTAATTCTCTCAATTCCCATACCAAAAGCAAAACCGGTGTATTGTTCAGGATCAATGTCACAATTTTTAAGTACGTTTGGGTCAACCATTCCAGAGCCGGCTATTTCTACCCAACCCGTATGTTTGCAAATATTACAGCCCTGGCCTTTGCAAATAAAACAAGAAACATCAATTTCGGCACTGGGCTCGGTAAATGGGAAATAGCTGGGTCTGAGTCTGATTTTCGTATTTTTTCCAAACATTTCTTTGGCAAAATGAAACAGCGTGTCTTTAAGATCCTTGAAACTTACGTTTTTATCAACATAAAGGCCTTCCACCTGGTGAAACTGACAGTGAGCTCTTGCCGAAATCGCCTCATTTCTATATACTCTTCCCACCATAATTGACCTGATGGGCGGTTTTTTATATTCCATGAGTCTGATCTGCACATTGCTGGTATGCGTTCTGAGCAACAGGTCGTCTTTTTGTACCGCGGCTTTTTCTACAAAAAAAGTATCCTGCATTTCACGGGCAGGGTGGTTTTCTGCAAAATTAAGTGCTGAAAAATTATACCAGTCCGACTCTAT
The sequence above is a segment of the Cytophagaceae bacterium genome. Coding sequences within it:
- the pheS gene encoding phenylalanine--tRNA ligase subunit alpha — translated: MLSDRSLNHEDFRLKFLSRKGLLNELFDEFKQVPGEIKRQVGQNLNVLKSRLEEIHKGLQNTDGQENISASGNKEDLTLPVVQNAVGSMHPLSIVRKKVVEVFARMGFNTEEGPEIESDWYNFSALNFAENHPAREMQDTFFVEKAAVQKDDLLLRTHTSNVQIRLMEYKKPPIRSIMVGRVYRNEAISARAHCQFHQVEGLYVDKNVSFKDLKDTLFHFAKEMFGKNTKIRLRPSYFPFTEPSAEIDVSCFICKGQGCNICKHTGWVEIAGSGMVDPNVLKNCDIDPEQYTGFAFGMGIERITMLKYGINDLRLFFENDIRFLNQFKGI